A segment of the Mogibacterium diversum genome:
ACGCTTATATGTTTGTCCAGTAGGAATGAGCTTCTCAGAATACTGGTTGTTTGAGATTACTAGATTTATACTTTTCTTCTCTGCCATTAATTCCCTCTTATGCCTGAGCCTGTACAGATGCTGCGATCACCTTCGCTAGCTCTGCAACAGCCTGTGCGGAATCCTCTTTCACTGAGGACTTAATTGTTACGATATCTCCTACAAATTCGATATCCTTCATATCCTCAAAGAACGCCTTGATGAGCTTTCCGCTCACTGGATTCCACGAACCATTCTCTATGATGCTTACCTTCTTGTTGCATACTCCCATAGACTTCATCTCTCCGAGAGCTTCTTCCATCTTGACGAAGATTCCATTGTTATATGTTGTACAAGCAATTACGATGTGGTTGTATCTAAATGCCTGTGGGAGCACATCCATTGGATCCCAGTGCGATACGTCCATCAGCTTCATACGAGTAACGCCATCTTCGGCAAGCTCACAAGCTAGAATTTCAGCTGCGTTCTTGGTGTTGCCATAAGGTGAAGCATATAGAATGAGAACGCCATTCTCCTCGGACTCATAACGCGCCCAAGTTAGGTATGCATTTATATATTTCTCAAAATCCTTACGGATGATGAATCCGTGAAGCGGACAAATCCTCTTGATATCAAGACCGCCAACCTTGCCGAGAAGCTTCTCGGTGAAAGTTCCGTATTTACCAACAATTGTTGTGTAATACTTACGTGCTGATGGCAGCCACTCTAGCTCAAAATCGTAAGCGTCAGCAAAGATGTTTCCATCGTGTGCGCCAAAGATTCCGAACGCATCAGCCGAGAACAGTGAACCTGTTGACTTCTCGTAAGTAACCATTACCTCTGGCCAGTGAACCATAGGCGCCATGTAGAATGTGAAGGTGTGCGACCCCGTACATAGCTCGTCGCCTTCCTTGATTTCCTCGAAATACTTGTCAACATCCCAAGTCACATATTGCTTAACCATAGCCTTGATCTTCTTGCTGCCGACTACCTTCGCCTCTGGATGTCTCATAATTAGTTCTTCTAGCGAAGCGCTGT
Coding sequences within it:
- a CDS encoding FprA family A-type flavoprotein; this translates as MHCVYKVTDKIWWIGGNERKLSVFEGVIPMNDGMAYNSYFIDDEKTVVLDAVDKSVSGVFYENVDHMLNGRPLDYVIVNHVEPDHSASLEELIMRHPEAKVVGSKKIKAMVKQYVTWDVDKYFEEIKEGDELCTGSHTFTFYMAPMVHWPEVMVTYEKSTGSLFSADAFGIFGAHDGNIFADAYDFELEWLPSARKYYTTIVGKYGTFTEKLLGKVGGLDIKRICPLHGFIIRKDFEKYINAYLTWARYESEENGVLILYASPYGNTKNAAEILACELAEDGVTRMKLMDVSHWDPMDVLPQAFRYNHIVIACTTYNNGIFVKMEEALGEMKSMGVCNKKVSIIENGSWNPVSGKLIKAFFEDMKDIEFVGDIVTIKSSVKEDSAQAVAELAKVIAASVQAQA